The sequence below is a genomic window from Ipomoea triloba cultivar NCNSP0323 chromosome 2, ASM357664v1.
taacTTAACAATTAAATTCAATGGTGTaaacttatttcttattttcttctaaCATAACACGTTTTAATTTTCGGAATATAAGCACACAACTTGGTTAAACATACCCGATCGActacaaatacaaatacaaattgATTGGATTAGATATCCCATACTTGAATACCCATTCACACAATTTGGTTAAACATACCCAATCGACTAAAAATACAGATACAAATTGATTGGATTAGATATCTCACCCACCCCTAACAccaacacaatttatatttatgttataaCTTAGCAATATAATATTGATGGATGTTAAAGAAGATGGAGCGAGGTGATGCCAACAAATCTAACAACTACTATACAAAGTTtcaaatttaacaaaaataataaattataaataaccaACCTGATAACTGCTTTGGATTCTTGTTACTATTCTGTTAGTGAATTCAGTACCGATCAGTCGCTACACGCCAAAATAAGAAAAATCCCAAGGCGAGGAGGCGGTTATAAAATTCAACCAGTCTCGCCTCCTCTTCCTATCTCACTCCTCGCTCTTAGCTTCCCCGCCATGGCAACATCCATAGGAGCTCTCTCAAGAACCCTTTTCCTCATCACATTAATCCTCGCCATTTCCTTGTTCCTTGCACCGCACGGCGGCCATGCCTTGAAGCTCCCGTTTCGGCCCACTGATATTCTTCCATTGTTGCCACAGCAGCTCTCGCGCCCTATCATCAACTATCTGCGCCATGGGCGCATTGCAGAGGACAACTTGCCCGTCTTCGTGGGCGCCGCTTCGGCCTCCGACACCGCCAATATTCAGTGGAAGGCGCCCTGCTTTGACCACAACTCTGCTTGGTTGGAGCTCCACAACAAGAGCGGCACTCCATTTGGGGGCGGCGCTCTTCACATCAAGGTTCTCTAGCTctctgagttttttttttttttttgaattcttcaatgtattcgcGTCGTTTGATTTATCAATATGTGTTTGGATCTATTGAATTGCAGGTAAGCAAGGCACACACCTGGTACTGTGATGATACTTATCTGTTCGCCACTGCGTATCGTGTGAAATGGGATTACTTCTTCTTATCTCGTGAACATATCATTGAATTCGACCAATGGATTTCAAAAGCTGAGTTAGAATACGTGAGTAAATGCAATGCTATTATGAAATTATCTATCGCTTTTAAGTTAGATTTGTACAGAGTTTTTGAATTTCAACCATGATTGCAGGTTAAAACCACTGGGGTTTCAACTTTTATCACGGATTTTGATCTGTTAGGAGCCCTTCATATGCTAAGGGAAGTGTTTCCTTTGATCACGAGCGAGGGATGGAGTGAGAGGTCGAATATCAATTTTCTCCAGAAACACATGGAGGCTTCATTCATGATACGTCCTAAGCGACGATGGATATCAACTAATATTTCTACTGACGATATACATTCTGGAGATTTACTAGCCATATCGAGATTTAGAGGCCGGCAGGGTGGTATCCAGACTTTGGAGAAGTGGGTAACAGGTTCTTATGCGGGTCATATCGCGGTTTGCCTGAAGGACGAGGGAGGAAAGCTATGGGTGGGAGAATCTGGGCGTGAGAATGATGAGGGAGAAGCTGTTATTGCCATCTTGCCTTGGGAGGAATGGTGggaatttgagttgaaaaaagaTTACTCAATTCCCAATATTGCATTGCTCCCTCTTAGCCCAGATATTCGGGCCAAGTTTAATGAGAGTGCCGCTTGGGAATATGCTAAAAGCATGGATGGATTGCCTTATAGTTATCACAACTTAATATTTAGCTGGATTGacacttataaactaaattacCCAGAACCCTTGGATCCTCATgtggtatgtatgtatatattgctGCATTTTCATCACTATCTGATCTTCAATTATTGATATTTTGGAATTGATGTATCGAATACTGTAGATGGCTTCTGCTGTGGCAATTTGGAATCAAGTACAGCCTGCAAATGCGGCTAACGTGTGGAATGAAGGCTTCAACAAGCGGCTTGGAACTGAGGGGCTTGGTTTCGCTGAAATTCTTGACGAACTTCACCGGCGTGGATCATGTTTTGCACAAATATTGCCTATTCCAGAGCAGGATGATTGGGTTTACTCTGATGGCAAGTCTACATCGTGTGCTGCTTTTGTTCTTGGAATGTACAAGGAAGCAGGGCTGTTTGGTCCACTTGCAAACCTCATTCAAGTTACAGAGTTCACTGTGAGTTCAGTTCTGTTCTTCGTGTGTTTAATTTTGGTATGCaattgcaaattgcaatgaATCACTGCTAGctatgaatgaatgaatgagagTTATGAAATGGTGCAGATTAAAGATGCATACTCGTTGAGGTTTTTCGAGGAGGATAAAAATCGGTTACCAAAGTGGTGCAATGATCCGTACAAACTACTTCCCTTCTGTCAAATTCTGGGAAAGTATTTGATGGAATTGCCGGGTTACAATAGCATGGAACCCTACGCTCATATGAATGAAAGGTGCCCGTCTATGCCTCCAAAATATCACCGCCCAGTAGGTTGCTGATCGATCATCATATCAAAGGCATTATAGTAAGTGCAGTATTACAGTACCATATATGGATTCATTCTTTCATATTTTCTCTTCAGATCAGATTAGTACAACACAGGATTGTGAAGAATGTAATTACGCTATCTTCATGTATGTTGCTACAGGAAACTATAAGTAATCACAATCTCTTGAATGCTTACTATATACACGACTTCAGATTATATACTTCGCAATTAACAAACTCtaattaatctattaattaattgtaatagatacataatttattaattattttgaatcaaattaaatcCACCTACCTACGCGGTATAAGAATTGGTATTTAATATTAACGCCTTAATTACCAAAGCACCACTGAAGTCCTCTAGCGATATAGACAACATTTCAGTGTGAGAAGTTAGGAATTGAGAATGTTGAAGCTACTTCCATGGCGTCGTTGCAGCCTAGTCTTGAGAATATCTGCTATACCTTCCCCGTTCCTCACCAGTATTTCCCGTTTCCTCACACACTCACAATCTGTAGGAGAACAAGAAGGATATATATCGGACCCGCCATTTTCTTCCACCACCACCAAAACCCTAAAGCCCCTCAAGACAAAAAAGAAGGAGAAGAGTACAAAAATCTCACCCAGCAATAATTCTCAAAACTCTCCGGTGAGCTCCGATCTGCCTTTTGATTTCCGGTATTCTTACTCCGAGACCAACTCCGCTATTGAGCCTATCGGGTTCCGTGAGCCGCCCAAATTCTCTCCGTTTGGGCCTGGACGCCTCGATAGGAAATGGACTGGGACTTGTGCCCCTGCACAAAGCCCTCCGGACTTGGAGAAGATTGCCGAGGAGCGGCAAGCAGTTCTCGGAGAACCGCTGTCGGAAGAGGAAATTGCAGAGCTTGTTGAGAAGTACCGTCACAATAACTGCTCTCGCCAAATCAATCTGGGTAATATTCATCCCTCCCCTTTCGCCAAATCAATTTTGTCAATCCCTGCTTGCTTCAAttacagacacacacacactggAACCATAACTATTGGATTCAGTTGTATTAAGTTTAATGTTTCTTGGAAGAATGCTAAAACTGTAGTTCTATCCTTTGGCAGGGAAGGGTGGAGTTACACACAATATGCTGGAAGACATCCACAACCACTGGAAGAGAGCTGAAGCTGTTAGGATCAAGTGCTATGGAGTACCGACTCTCGACATGGATAACATTTGCTTCCATCTTGAGGTCTCATATCTGGGTCCCTCTTGTCATTCTCCATTTGAATATGATGTAATTGGTTCCTCCTTCATTTTCACTGATAATGATCACAGTGCCTTCATAGGACAAATCTGGTGGCAAAATTGTATATCGCCACATAAATGTCCTACTTCTTTTTCGTGGTCGAAACTATGATCCCAAAAATAGGCCAACCATTCCCTTGATGCTGTGGAAGCCATATGCACCTATTTACCCAAAGCTAGTGAAGAATGTTGCTGATGGCCTGACATTTGAAGAAACTAAGGAAATGAGAACCAGAGGGCTCAACTCTCTTCCTCTAACAAAACTCAGTGAGTCACTCTTGAGACTAACCGCCCTCTTGTATTCTGCTCTAAACTTTTTCAATTGGATGATAAATTAGGTAAGTTTTAAATCCTTCATCATATAGTAGCTGATTCACTGCACATTAATCCACTATGCAGCTAGGAATGGTGTCTATATAAATGTCGTTGAAAAAGTTAGGGTGGCATTTCAAACAGCAGAACTAGTAAGATTAGACTGCTCCCATGTTGGAACAAGTGACTGCAAGAAGATCAGTGTTAAATTACGGGTATGACTTATGCTTGCACTGTTTCAAGCTCATTGCTATAAAATACTCTAGATATATCATCTTATGTATGATCACTGTCTCACAATTACCTCTATTTGTAATTTTCTGTCTcagtttcattttcttcttgatATGATGTGTTGTGTTTAAATGTAAGGTTGTTTAGATTGCCCCTCCCATACACTGTAAGAGTGGTATGATATGGGAACCATGCCCACTAAACGCTTTTCAATGAGTAAGGAAGTTTAAAAGGCCATATTTCTTGAATGCAGGATTTGGTACCTTGTATTCCAATCTTGGTTAAGGATGAACAAATTATACTTTGGAGGGGAAAGAGGGATGAAGATCACAACTCTGGTTCATCAACAGAACTTGCAAAGTGAAAACATACCTATATTAGAGACATGTTAGACATGTGTTAGGGATTTTGTTAGCCTCCCATACAGAGCAAGTTAAATTGCACAAACAGGAAATAGGTTTTGCACAACTTCCATGGCTGCCTCTTTGTCCAGAACTGTAAGAGTCCATGcttgcctcttttttttttttttttttttNNNNNNNNNNNNNNNNNNNNNNNNNNNNNNNNNNNNNNNNNNNNNNNNNNNNNNNNNNNNNNNNNNNNNNNNNNNNNNNNNNNNNNNNNNNNNNNNNNNNNNNNNNNNNNNNNNNNNNNNNNNNNNNNNNNNNNNNNNNNNNNNNNNNNNNNNNNNNNNNNNNNNNNNNNNNNNNNNNNNNNNNNNNNNNNNNNNNNNNNNNNNNNNNNNNNNNNNNNNNNNNNNNNNNNNNNNNNNNNNNNNNNNNNNNNNNNNNNNNNNNNNNNNNNNNNNNNNNNNNNNNNNNNNNNNNNNNNNNNNNNNNNNNNNNNNNNNNNNNNNNNNNNNNNNNNNNNNNNNNNNNNNNNNNNNNNNNNNNNNNNNNNNNNNNNNNNNNNNNNNNNNNNNNNNNNNNNNNNNNNNNNNNNNNNNNNNNNNNNNNNNNNNNNNNNNNNNNNNNNNNNNNNNNNNNNNNNNNNNNNNNNNNNNNNNNNNNNNNNNNNNNNNNNNNNNNNNNNNNNNNNNNNNNNNNNNNNNNNNNNNNNNNNNNNNNNNNNNNNNNNNNNNNNNNNNNNNNNNNNNNNNNNNNNNNNNNNNNNNNNNNNNNNNNNNNNNNNNNNNNNNNNNNNNNNNNNNNNNNNNNNNNNNNNNNNNNNNNNNNNNNNNNNNNNNNNNNNNNNNNNNNNNNNNNNNNNNNNNNNNNNNNNNNNNNNNNNNNNNNNNNNNNNNNNNNNNNNNNNNNNNNNNNNNNNNNNNNNNNNNNNNNNNNNNNNNNNNNNNNNNNNNNNNNNNNNNNNNNNNNNNNNNNNNNNNNNNNNNNNNNNNNNNNNNNNNNNNNNNNNNNNNNNNNNNNNNNNNNNNNNNNNNNNNNNNNNNNNNNNNNNNNNNNNNNNNNNNNNNNNNNNNNNNNNNNNNNNNNNNNNNNNNNNNNNNNNNNNNNNNNNNNNNNNNNNNNNNNNNNNNNNNNNNNNNNNNNNNNNNNNNNNNNNNNNNNNNNNNNNNNNNNNNNNNNNNNNNNNNNNNNNNNNNNNNNNNNNNNNNNNNNNNNNNNNNNNNNNNNNNNNNNNNNNNNNNNNtttttttttttttttttttttacattgacGGAGGAAGAGGAAAGCCTCATCCAAAACTGGGGGGAAGAGGTAGTCaccatgtttattttttattggaaaATGTTGTTTACTCATAAATTCTCTAATGATGTGATTTATAATCATTGAGCACCTATGAATTAGTTGATTACACAGACTTGTAATAAATGGCTAAAGTGTATTGAATCTTGACATGTTAGGAGAAAAAATTAGGAATTAGGGGGAGAAATTTTGGATTGGCCAGAGGGAGTATAATAAAGTGACTAGATTTACAAATTAGTGTACTATTTTAAGAACCAAAAGTGATTCTTACTCCATTTTAAATTGACAATTGATATATCATTATTGCATAGATAGAACTTGACATTATAAATACATGTATGGAGAGCAATATTCTTACAGAGTTACAGATTGTGCCAGAAACTCCAGCTATTCTACAAGAGGCTTTTGAGAGTGCGGCAGGTTGTTGACATAAACATCATGTACCAATCTTACATAGTCCCCGGTTTTGTCAGCCGTCCAATCATCAGTACTGATTGGAGGAAGAAGCTTGATGGTGAGGGGAGCTGGGCGTACATGCAAGCTACCTTTCCTCCATGCCAGGTGAGTCCCTGTGAAGATGATTGGAACTATTGGGAGACGCGTTTCCAATGCCAAGTGCACAACTCCCTGCAACCCAACCACAAATTCTCCAGTTGAACATATTTTTAGATTTGGTATTAAAGTAGGAAGAGTTCAAGAATCTAGCTTACCTTTTTGAATGGCAGTAAGCGCCCATTCTGTGATCTTGTACCCTCTGGGAATATGATTAAAGATAAATTGTTATCAACCACTGCACGAGCAGCCT
It includes:
- the LOC116011380 gene encoding uncharacterized protein LOC116011380 — translated: MATSIGALSRTLFLITLILAISLFLAPHGGHALKLPFRPTDILPLLPQQLSRPIINYLRHGRIAEDNLPVFVGAASASDTANIQWKAPCFDHNSAWLELHNKSGTPFGGGALHIKVSKAHTWYCDDTYLFATAYRVKWDYFFLSREHIIEFDQWISKAELEYVKTTGVSTFITDFDLLGALHMLREVFPLITSEGWSERSNINFLQKHMEASFMIRPKRRWISTNISTDDIHSGDLLAISRFRGRQGGIQTLEKWVTGSYAGHIAVCLKDEGGKLWVGESGRENDEGEAVIAILPWEEWWEFELKKDYSIPNIALLPLSPDIRAKFNESAAWEYAKSMDGLPYSYHNLIFSWIDTYKLNYPEPLDPHVMASAVAIWNQVQPANAANVWNEGFNKRLGTEGLGFAEILDELHRRGSCFAQILPIPEQDDWVYSDGKSTSCAAFVLGMYKEAGLFGPLANLIQVTEFTIKDAYSLRFFEEDKNRLPKWCNDPYKLLPFCQILGKYLMELPGYNSMEPYAHMNERCPSMPPKYHRPVGC
- the LOC116010378 gene encoding CRS2-associated factor 2, mitochondrial, yielding MLKLLPWRRCSLVLRISAIPSPFLTSISRFLTHSQSVGEQEGYISDPPFSSTTTKTLKPLKTKKKEKSTKISPSNNSQNSPVSSDLPFDFRYSYSETNSAIEPIGFREPPKFSPFGPGRLDRKWTGTCAPAQSPPDLEKIAEERQAVLGEPLSEEEIAELVEKYRHNNCSRQINLGKGGVTHNMLEDIHNHWKRAEAVRIKCYGVPTLDMDNICFHLEDKSGGKIVYRHINVLLLFRGRNYDPKNRPTIPLMLWKPYAPIYPKLVKNVADGLTFEETKEMRTRGLNSLPLTKLTRNGVYINVVEKVRVAFQTAELVRLDCSHVGTSDCKKISVKLRDLVPCIPILVKDEQIILWRGKRDEDHNSGSSTELAK